A DNA window from Amycolatopsis sp. DSM 110486 contains the following coding sequences:
- a CDS encoding TetR/AcrR family transcriptional regulator yields the protein MAPSRTPRRRPSRAETRRKIIDAASEVFARQGIAATSLNDIAAAAGLTKGAVYSNFEGRDDLVLTIMEEHIVERMRSATTAFDELSDLGAATAEAGARLAAGVDTDATWHRLLLEYWGIAMRNPAVHKGLSLRRAQLRDAITAAITRAAAQHGVELPLPPEQLAVVVLALSNGLAVERGVEASAVPDSLFADVLKLLVSPHAVSGTAEPPDSPAPPGTAGR from the coding sequence ATGGCCCCTTCGCGGACCCCGCGCCGTCGCCCGAGCCGCGCCGAGACCCGGCGCAAGATCATCGACGCCGCGAGCGAGGTGTTCGCCCGGCAAGGCATCGCGGCCACGTCGCTCAACGACATCGCCGCGGCGGCCGGGCTCACCAAGGGCGCGGTCTACTCGAACTTCGAGGGCCGCGACGACCTCGTGCTCACCATCATGGAAGAGCACATCGTGGAGCGCATGCGTTCGGCCACCACGGCGTTCGACGAGCTGAGCGACCTCGGCGCGGCCACCGCGGAGGCGGGCGCGCGGCTGGCCGCGGGCGTCGACACGGACGCGACGTGGCACCGGCTTCTGCTGGAGTATTGGGGAATCGCGATGCGCAACCCGGCCGTCCACAAAGGACTCTCATTGCGCCGGGCGCAGCTGCGCGACGCCATCACCGCGGCCATCACGCGGGCCGCGGCCCAGCACGGCGTCGAGCTGCCGCTGCCGCCGGAACAGCTCGCGGTGGTGGTGCTGGCGCTGTCCAACGGGCTCGCGGTGGAGCGCGGCGTCGAAGCGTCCGCGGTGCCGGACTCGCTCTTCGCCGACGTGCTGAAGCTGCTGGTCTCGCCACACGCGGTCAGTGGTACCGCAGAGCCACCGGATTCTCCTGCTCCGCCAGGTACTGCCGGAAGGTGA